A region from the Acanthochromis polyacanthus isolate Apoly-LR-REF ecotype Palm Island chromosome 23, KAUST_Apoly_ChrSc, whole genome shotgun sequence genome encodes:
- the LOC127532498 gene encoding butyrophilin-like protein 2, producing the protein MSDAFCSNLPCFVFVVFIDASTHNILKKITAIVGETVILPCNITLSDDLPTIEWSKDDLSPNIIFLYRDGCETFEMKHPDFRFRTNLLMTELKHGNLSLRISNLQPSDEGRYQCMVLQKKQRMVVSMLELVVGSIPEPKLSVVQGEDAVLTVQCELKHCWSSPPEIMFLDDQGKEMSAENSKTVPHSGECFNITRRVTAANSITCRVLHSEMNKIRDTKIYIPGTLEL; encoded by the exons ATGAGTGATGCATTTTGCTCTAATTTaccatgttttgtgtttgttgtcttcATAGATGCCTCAACACATAATATACTGAAGAAGATCACAGCCATCGTTGGTGAAACTGTCATTCTGCCCTGCAATATCACTCTCAGCGATGACCTGCCCACAATCGAGTGGTCCAAAGACGATCTTTCTCCGAACATCATCTTCCTGTATCGGGACGGCTGTGAGACCTTTGAGATGAAGCATCCGGACTTCCGGTTCAGGACAAACCTGCTCATGACTGAACTGAAGCATGGAAACCTCTCACTGAGGATTTCCAACCTGCAGCCGTCTGATGAGGGGAGGTATCAGTGCATGGTTCTGCAGAAGAAGCAACGTATGGTCGTCTCAATGCTGGAACTGGTTGTCG GTTCCATCCCTGAGCCAAAGCTCTCGGTTGTTCAAGGTGAGGACGCTGTCCTGACTGTGCAGTGTGAGCTGAAACACTGCTGGTCATCGCCACCTGAGATAATGTTTCTGGATGATCAGGGGAAGGAGATGAGTGCTGAAAATTCCAAAACAGTTCCACACTCTGGGGAATGTTTCAACATCACAAGGAGAGTGACCGCAGCCAACAG CATCACATGCAGAGTTCTCCATTCTGAGATGAATAAGATCAGAGACACAAAGATTTACATACCAGGTACTCTGGAACTTTAA